Proteins encoded together in one Centropristis striata isolate RG_2023a ecotype Rhode Island chromosome 6, C.striata_1.0, whole genome shotgun sequence window:
- the si:ch73-62b13.1 gene encoding carbohydrate sulfotransferase 1-like, translated as MREGCRARGGGRMECSWKTVLLLVCASLGVQYTAIRTLRDSLSGPCQGTYRCQTRHHRDSRWRALCDDSWMPVDSPRRHILLFATTRSGSSFTGQLLNQHPGIFYVFEPLYHVQQAFTNSSSRLRRTLDRRALLGAYRDLLLNLYTCDLHFMENYIRPEPQDHVTSTFFRRSSSHALCTPPVCSEAGDVAASDPPDETWCPKKCGVLNLTLASMSCLSREHVAIKTVRVPEVGDLRTLTEDPRLDLKIIHLVRDPRAILASRMMAFADQFRAWKIWNATGRQPRYVDLTQITSTCKDMTASAETGLQRPAWLRGRYLLVRYEDLAFNPKDKAAEIYRFVGLEMEDRVRMWIAKNTNSNVSSPSEWNYRYSTTRDSRATAESWRLRLGFDIVRAVQNLCNDTLALLGYKQVHSAAELRNLSHSLVEHRTFQPVTW; from the exons ATG CGTGAAGGATGTAGAGCCAGAGGGGGGGGCAGGATGGAGTGCTCCTGGAAgacggtgctgctgctggtgtgtgcGTCTCTTGGGGTCCAGTACACCGCCATCCGGACCCTGAGGGACTCTCTGTCTGGGCCCTGTCAGGGAACCTACCGCTGCCAGACCAGACACCACAGAG aCTCCAGGTGGAGAGCTTTGTGCGATGACAGTTGGATGCCGGTGGATTCTCCTCGGAGGCACATCCTGCTGTTTGCCACCACACGCAGCGGCTCCTCCTTCACCGGGCAGCTCCTCAACCAGCACCCGGGGATCTTCTACGTGTTCGAACCTCTCTACCACGTCCAGCAGGCCTTCACCAACTCCAGCAGCAGGCTGCGTCGCACCCTGGACCGCCGGGCCCTGCTGGGAGCATACAGGGACCTCCTCCTCAATCTGTACACCTGTGACCTCCACTTCATGGAGAACTACATCCGCCCGGAGCCCCAGGACCACGTCACGAGCACCTTCTTCCGCCGAAGCTCCAGCCACGCCCTCTGTACCCCTCCCGTGTGCTCGGAAGCAGGAGACGTAGCTGCTTCTGATCCACCTGATGAAACCTGGTGTCCTAAGAAGTGCGGGGTCCTGAACCTCACCTTAGCCTCCATGTCGTGTCTGTCAAGGGAACACGTAGCAATAAAGACCGTGCGGGTCCCTGAAGTGGGAGACCTGCGAACCCTGACAGAAGATCCACGTCTGGACTTGAAAATCATCCACCTAGTGCGAGACCCCAGAGCCATCCTCGCCTCGCGTATGATGGCGTTCGCAGATCAATTCCGCGCTTGGAAAATATGGAACGCGACAGGACGGCAGCCTCGATACGTGGACCTGACGCAGATCACCAGCACGTGCAAGGACATGACGGCCTCTGCAGAAACAGGCCTGCAGAGGCCGGCGTGGTTGCGGGGACGTTACCTGCTGGTTCGGTACGAGGACCTGGCGTTTAACCCGAAGGACAAGGCCGCTGAGATCTACAGGTTTGTGGGGCTGGAGATGGAGGACAGGGTGCGGATGTGGATTGCAAAGAACACAAACAGTAACGTGTCGTCTCCGTCGGAGTGGAACTACAGGTACTCCACCACCAGAGATTCCAGAGCGACAGCAGAGAGCTGGAGGCTCAGACTGGGCTTTGACATTGTGAGGGCCGTGCAGAATCTGTGCAACGACACTCTGGCTCTGCTCGGATACAAGCAGGTTCACTCTGCAGCCGAACTCAGAAACTTGTCTCACAGTTTAGTGGAACACAGGACCTTTCAACCAGTCACATGGtag